A genomic region of Xiphophorus couchianus chromosome 18, X_couchianus-1.0, whole genome shotgun sequence contains the following coding sequences:
- the LOC114161588 gene encoding tubulin beta chain-like isoform X1: protein MREIVHIQAGQCGNQIGSKFWEVISDEHGIDQTGRYNGDSDLQLERICVYFNEALGGKYVPRAVLVDLEPGTMDAVRSGPFGQVFRPDNFVFGQSGAGNNWAKGHYTEGAELVDSVLDVTRKEAEGCDCMQGFQLTHSLGGGTGSGMGTLLISKIREEYPDRIMNTFSVVPSPKVSDTVVEPYNATLSVHQLVENTDETFCIDNEALYDICFRTLKITTPTYGDLNHLVSATMSGVTTCLRFPGQLNADLRKLAVNMVPFPRLHFFMPGFAPLTSRGSQQYRALTVPELTRQMFDAKNMMAACDPRHGRYLTVAVIFRGRMSMKEVDEQMLNVQNKNSSYFVEWIPNNVKTAVCDIPPRGLKMSSTFIGNSTAIQELFKRISEQFTAMFRRKAFLHWYTGEGMDEMEFTEAESNMNDLVSEYQQYQDATIDDDGEYQEDEEDA, encoded by the exons ATGAGGGAAATTGTTCATATTCAAGCTGGCCAATGCGGGAACCAAATTGGATCAAAg TTCTGGGAGGTAATAAGTGATGAACATGGCATCGACCAAACCGGTCGATACAACGGAGACAGCGACCTGCAGCTGGAACGGATATGCGTTTATTTCAACGAAGCCTTag GTGGAAAATATGTCCCTCGTGCCGTGTTGGTTGACTTGGAGCCAGGCACTATGGACGCTGTGAGGTCTGGTCCTTTTGGGCAGGTGTTTAGACctgacaattttgtttttg GCCAGAGTGGCGCTGGTAATAACTGGGCTAAAGGCCACTACACGGAAGGAGCTGAGCTGGTGGACTCTGTATTGGATGTGACAAGAAAAGAGGCAGAGGGCTGCGACTGCATGCAGGGCTTCCAGCTCACCCACTCCCTGGGAGGAGGCACCGGCTCTGGCATGGGCACACTCCTCATCAGCAAGATCCGGGAGGAGTACCCAGACCGCATCATGAATACTTTCAGTGTTGTGCCATCGCCTAAG GTGTCAGACACTGTGGTGGAGCCCTATAATGCCACCCTCTCTGTCCATCAGCTGGTTGAGAACACTGATGAAACCTTCTGCATTGACAATGAGGCGCTGTATGACATCTGCTTCCGTACATTAAAAATTACCACCCCTACTTACGGTGATCTGAACCACCTGGTCTCGGCCACCATGAGTGGTGTAACCACCTGTCTACGATTCCCTGGTCAGCTGAATGCCGACTTGAGGAAACTGGCTGTCAACATGGTGCCATTTCCCAGACTGCACTTCTTCATGCCAGGCTTTGCCCCCCTGACGAGCCGAGGCAGCCAGCAGTACAG GGCCCTGACAGTTCCTGAACTCACCCGGCAGATGTTTGATGCCAAGAACATGATGGCAGCTTGTGATCCACGCCACGGCCGTTACCTCACAGTCGCCGTCATCTTCCGAGGCCGGATGTCCATGAAAGAGGTGGACGAGCAGATGCTGAACGTGCAGAACAAGAATAGCAGCTACTTTGTAGAGTGGATTCCAAACAATGTAAAGACAGCCGTCTGCGACATCCCACCGCGTGGACTCAAGATGTCCTCTACGTTCATCGGAAACAGCACAGCCATTCAGGAGCTCTTCAAGCGCATTTCGGAGCAGTTCACCGCCATGTTCCGCCGCAAGGCTTTCCTTCACTG GTACACCGGTGAAGGCATGGACGAGATGGAGTTCACCGAGGCAGAGAGCAACATGAATGACTTGGTGTCGGAATATCAGCAGTACCAGGATGCCACCATAGATGACGATGGAGAGTATCAAGAGGATGAAGAAGATGCCTAA
- the LOC114161588 gene encoding tubulin beta chain-like isoform X2 — MREPNWIKGGKYVPRAVLVDLEPGTMDAVRSGPFGQVFRPDNFVFGQSGAGNNWAKGHYTEGAELVDSVLDVTRKEAEGCDCMQGFQLTHSLGGGTGSGMGTLLISKIREEYPDRIMNTFSVVPSPKVSDTVVEPYNATLSVHQLVENTDETFCIDNEALYDICFRTLKITTPTYGDLNHLVSATMSGVTTCLRFPGQLNADLRKLAVNMVPFPRLHFFMPGFAPLTSRGSQQYRALTVPELTRQMFDAKNMMAACDPRHGRYLTVAVIFRGRMSMKEVDEQMLNVQNKNSSYFVEWIPNNVKTAVCDIPPRGLKMSSTFIGNSTAIQELFKRISEQFTAMFRRKAFLHWYTGEGMDEMEFTEAESNMNDLVSEYQQYQDATIDDDGEYQEDEEDA, encoded by the exons ATGCGGGAACCAAATTGGATCAAAg GTGGAAAATATGTCCCTCGTGCCGTGTTGGTTGACTTGGAGCCAGGCACTATGGACGCTGTGAGGTCTGGTCCTTTTGGGCAGGTGTTTAGACctgacaattttgtttttg GCCAGAGTGGCGCTGGTAATAACTGGGCTAAAGGCCACTACACGGAAGGAGCTGAGCTGGTGGACTCTGTATTGGATGTGACAAGAAAAGAGGCAGAGGGCTGCGACTGCATGCAGGGCTTCCAGCTCACCCACTCCCTGGGAGGAGGCACCGGCTCTGGCATGGGCACACTCCTCATCAGCAAGATCCGGGAGGAGTACCCAGACCGCATCATGAATACTTTCAGTGTTGTGCCATCGCCTAAG GTGTCAGACACTGTGGTGGAGCCCTATAATGCCACCCTCTCTGTCCATCAGCTGGTTGAGAACACTGATGAAACCTTCTGCATTGACAATGAGGCGCTGTATGACATCTGCTTCCGTACATTAAAAATTACCACCCCTACTTACGGTGATCTGAACCACCTGGTCTCGGCCACCATGAGTGGTGTAACCACCTGTCTACGATTCCCTGGTCAGCTGAATGCCGACTTGAGGAAACTGGCTGTCAACATGGTGCCATTTCCCAGACTGCACTTCTTCATGCCAGGCTTTGCCCCCCTGACGAGCCGAGGCAGCCAGCAGTACAG GGCCCTGACAGTTCCTGAACTCACCCGGCAGATGTTTGATGCCAAGAACATGATGGCAGCTTGTGATCCACGCCACGGCCGTTACCTCACAGTCGCCGTCATCTTCCGAGGCCGGATGTCCATGAAAGAGGTGGACGAGCAGATGCTGAACGTGCAGAACAAGAATAGCAGCTACTTTGTAGAGTGGATTCCAAACAATGTAAAGACAGCCGTCTGCGACATCCCACCGCGTGGACTCAAGATGTCCTCTACGTTCATCGGAAACAGCACAGCCATTCAGGAGCTCTTCAAGCGCATTTCGGAGCAGTTCACCGCCATGTTCCGCCGCAAGGCTTTCCTTCACTG GTACACCGGTGAAGGCATGGACGAGATGGAGTTCACCGAGGCAGAGAGCAACATGAATGACTTGGTGTCGGAATATCAGCAGTACCAGGATGCCACCATAGATGACGATGGAGAGTATCAAGAGGATGAAGAAGATGCCTAA
- the ndufc2 gene encoding NADH dehydrogenase [ubiquinone] 1 subunit C2 isoform X2 produces the protein MGIVPEDGKVLPPPGIVNRNSVWLSGIGWFSAMLNNAFNHRPPLKSGVHRQFLFATIGWYIGYHLTKYENYTYARLDRDMNEYVKLHPERFETKEKKTFAEIVEPFHPIR, from the exons ATGGGGATTGTTCCAGAGGACGGAAAGGTTCTCCCTCCCCCCGGAATCGTTAACAGGAACTCGGTGTGGCTGTCCGGTATTGGCTGGTTTAGCGCGATGCTCAATAACGCTTTCAACCACAGGCCGCCTCTGAAGTCAG gtgtTCATCGGCAGTTCCTTTTTGCAACTATTGGCTGGTACATCGGTTATCATcttacaaaatatgaaaactacaCGTATGCCAGGCTGGACCGAGACATGAATGAGTATGTTAAACTCCACCCTGAAAGATTTGAAACTAAAG AAAAAAAGACCTTTGCAGAGATTGTCGAGCCGTTCCATCCAATTCGCTGA
- the ndufc2 gene encoding NADH dehydrogenase [ubiquinone] 1 subunit C2 isoform X1, whose translation MGIVPEDGKVLPPPGIVNRNSVWLSGIGWFSAMLNNAFNHRPPLKSGVHRQFLFATIGWYIGYHLTKYENYTYARLDRDMNEYVKLHPERFETKGQKKDLCRDCRAVPSNSLSLSGRRGDKQKNKERTDSFLLGSLFVKSAMYCMNYRDVNKNKPY comes from the exons ATGGGGATTGTTCCAGAGGACGGAAAGGTTCTCCCTCCCCCCGGAATCGTTAACAGGAACTCGGTGTGGCTGTCCGGTATTGGCTGGTTTAGCGCGATGCTCAATAACGCTTTCAACCACAGGCCGCCTCTGAAGTCAG gtgtTCATCGGCAGTTCCTTTTTGCAACTATTGGCTGGTACATCGGTTATCATcttacaaaatatgaaaactacaCGTATGCCAGGCTGGACCGAGACATGAATGAGTATGTTAAACTCCACCCTGAAAGATTTGAAACTAAAGGTCA AAAAAAAGACCTTTGCAGAGATTGTCGAGCCGTTCCATCCAATTCGCTGAGTCTCAGTGGGCGCCGGGGGGACAAACAGAAGAATAAAGAGAGGACAGACAGTTTTCTATTAGGCAGCCTGTTTGTGAAATCTGCCATGTATTGTATGAACTATagagatgtaaataaaaacaaaccctaCTAA
- the thrsp gene encoding thyroid hormone-inducible hepatic protein produces MQSAESKFNRNSMLLTLKRYSSAVGDMEKTILLPSLLRDVPSDCEAADETCRDLYANYLMLKAIRNTVESSLVPLDDQKAKIATFTKTLEPFLEADPEALFLFHLRGLFSVMSDLTKETRSLTDKYLDIIGLAN; encoded by the coding sequence ATGCAGTCTGCCGAATCCAAATTCAACAGAAACAGCATGCTTCTGACCCTGAAGCGATACAGCTCAGCCGTCGGTGACATGGAGAAGACCATCCTCCTGCCAAGCCTGCTGAGAGACGTCCCCTCTGACTGCGAAGCAGCGGATGAGACCTGCAGAGATCTCTACGCCAACTACTTGATGCTGAAGGCCATTCGAAACACAGTGGAGAGCAGCCTGGTTCCCCTGGACGATCAGAAGGCCAAAATCGCCACATTCACCAAGACCCTGGAGCCTTTCCTGGAGGCTGATCCTGAAGCATTATTTCTCTTCCACCTGAGAGGACTGTTTTCTGTGATGAGCGACCTCACAAAGGAGACCCGGAGCCTCACTGACAAATACTTGGACATAATTGGATTGGCAAATTAA
- the guca1c gene encoding guanylyl cyclase-activating protein 3, whose protein sequence is MGSYSSNLDDILEEDMHHWYTKFMRESPSGLITLFELKTMLDMNGMTEEANSYVDQVFYTFDMDGDGYLDFVEYIAAISLLLKGEVNQKLKWYFKLFDQDGNGKIDKDELETIFKAIQDITRSYEIPPETIVTLIYEKIDIKGEGELTLEEFISGAREHPDIMDMLTRMMDLTQVLEIIVKGQRRNAVN, encoded by the exons ATGGGCTCCTACAGCTCAAACCTGGATGATATCTTGGAGGAGGACATGCATCACTGGTACACAAAGTTCATGAGGGAATCTCCCTCAGGACTAATCACTCTGTTTGAGCTGAAGACAATGCTTGACATGAACGGCATGACAGAAGAGGCCAACAGTTATGTGGACCAGGTGTTCTATACCTTTGATATGGACGGG gaTGGCTATTTAGACTTTGTGGAATACATCGCAGCTATAAGTTTATTGCTGAAGGGAGAAGtaaatcagaaattaaagtGGTACTTCAAGCTTTTTGATCAAGACGGAAATGGGAAAATTGACAAGGATGAGCTGGAAACTATATTTAAG GCTATTCAAGATATCACCAGAAGTTACGAGATACCTCCAGAGACAATTGTGACTCTTATATATGAGAAAATTGACATCAAAGGAGAAG GTGAGTTGACGCTGGAAGAGTTCATCAGCGGAGCGAGGGAGCATCCTGACATCATGGATATGCTCACAAGAATGATGGATCTCACACAAGTCTTGGAAATTATAGTCAAAGGTCAAAGGAGGAACGCTGTGAATTGA
- the c15h3orf52 gene encoding uncharacterized protein c15h3orf52 isoform X2 — protein MKSGEIELEEIKTNSDQKEMVDGRDGEASVENSLLSQSNNGGTTCIEPKHKNRTSLQNCLSHKGKRSKLIAAFIVILLITIVIIISVVVCCANNDDEDEHFDRTTFNLQQKFNGSFQMEIPFSNETQGLNDVQGKLTKLYESSHALGRFFSNAETFHLGSESAVVQYKLTFIFPEEELRNSTLSTEIVYNVFRQFLYDQNEEESGTMFILPSSLKMHTMH, from the exons ATGAAATCTGGGGAGATTGAGTTGGAAGAAATTAAGACAAATTCGGACCAAAAG GAAATGGTAGATGGTCGAGATGGTGAGGCCAGTGTGGAAAACTCTTTGCTTTCTCAG AGCAATAATGGGGGAACAACATGCATTGAACCAAAGCATAAGAACAGGACAAGTCTACAG aatTGTTTATCCCACAAAGGAAAACGCAGCAAACTGATTGCTGCCTTCATTGTCATTCTCCTTATAACTATTGTGATCATCATCTCTGTGGTTGTGTGCTGCG cAAACAATGACGATGAAGATGAACATTTTGACCGAACAACGTTTAATCTGCAACAGAAATTTAATGGGAGCTTCCAGATGGAAattccattttcaaatgaaaccCAAGGTCTCAATGACGTCCAGGGAAAG CTGACCAAGCTCTACGAATCCTCCCATGCTCTGGGTCGTTTCTTCTCAAACGCGGAGACATTTCACCTTGG GAGTGAGTCTGCTGTCGTGCAATACAAGCTGACATTTATCTTTCCAGAAGAAGAGCTTAGAAACTCCACTCTTAGCACAGAGATTGTGTACAATGTGTTCAGGCAGTTCCTCTACGATCAGAATGAAGAAGAATCTGGGACTATGTTCATTCTCCCAAGTTCCTTGAAAATGCACACCATGCATTAA
- the c15h3orf52 gene encoding uncharacterized protein c15h3orf52 isoform X1, protein MTEEFWSGHRTGKHSWVLHRRGKACSTTKEMVDGRDGEASVENSLLSQSNNGGTTCIEPKHKNRTSLQNCLSHKGKRSKLIAAFIVILLITIVIIISVVVCCANNDDEDEHFDRTTFNLQQKFNGSFQMEIPFSNETQGLNDVQGKLTKLYESSHALGRFFSNAETFHLGSESAVVQYKLTFIFPEEELRNSTLSTEIVYNVFRQFLYDQNEEESGTMFILPSSLKMHTMH, encoded by the exons ATGACTGAGGAGTTTTGGTCAGGTCACAGAACTGGTAAACACAGCTGGGTGTTGCACAGAAGGGGAAAAGCGTGCAGCACAACAAAG GAAATGGTAGATGGTCGAGATGGTGAGGCCAGTGTGGAAAACTCTTTGCTTTCTCAG AGCAATAATGGGGGAACAACATGCATTGAACCAAAGCATAAGAACAGGACAAGTCTACAG aatTGTTTATCCCACAAAGGAAAACGCAGCAAACTGATTGCTGCCTTCATTGTCATTCTCCTTATAACTATTGTGATCATCATCTCTGTGGTTGTGTGCTGCG cAAACAATGACGATGAAGATGAACATTTTGACCGAACAACGTTTAATCTGCAACAGAAATTTAATGGGAGCTTCCAGATGGAAattccattttcaaatgaaaccCAAGGTCTCAATGACGTCCAGGGAAAG CTGACCAAGCTCTACGAATCCTCCCATGCTCTGGGTCGTTTCTTCTCAAACGCGGAGACATTTCACCTTGG GAGTGAGTCTGCTGTCGTGCAATACAAGCTGACATTTATCTTTCCAGAAGAAGAGCTTAGAAACTCCACTCTTAGCACAGAGATTGTGTACAATGTGTTCAGGCAGTTCCTCTACGATCAGAATGAAGAAGAATCTGGGACTATGTTCATTCTCCCAAGTTCCTTGAAAATGCACACCATGCATTAA